Proteins encoded in a region of the Paenibacillus wynnii genome:
- a CDS encoding ABC transporter ATP-binding protein — protein MLQIRSLEKEFRVDGRTVPILNIPEWSIAKGEKVAITGPSGSGKSTLLHLISGILRPDRGEIYINETPLHKLKEAELDKLRASQIGYVLQDFHLIPSLTVEENVEIALKWRLSAKQKKDLIGGWLEKVGLQNRSTHLPSQLSRGQQQRVAIVRALVNDPPLVLADEPTGSLDWETADEISELLLNLSAAETKTLIVVTHDLNMARRFPVCLDIYDVNRIRGSKQEASMA, from the coding sequence TTGCTGCAAATTCGCAGTCTAGAGAAAGAGTTTAGAGTCGACGGCCGCACCGTCCCGATTCTGAATATTCCCGAATGGTCCATCGCCAAGGGTGAGAAGGTAGCGATCACGGGACCCAGCGGCTCCGGCAAGAGCACTTTGCTTCACTTGATCAGCGGGATCCTGCGGCCGGATAGGGGAGAAATTTATATAAATGAAACTCCCCTGCATAAGCTGAAAGAGGCGGAGCTGGATAAACTTCGAGCTTCCCAAATCGGTTATGTACTGCAGGATTTCCATCTTATACCCTCACTTACCGTAGAAGAAAATGTAGAAATTGCCCTGAAGTGGCGTTTGTCGGCTAAGCAAAAAAAGGATTTGATCGGGGGTTGGTTAGAGAAGGTGGGGCTGCAGAATCGCAGCACCCACCTTCCTTCCCAGTTATCCCGTGGTCAGCAGCAGCGCGTAGCCATTGTACGCGCTCTTGTTAATGATCCGCCACTTGTATTAGCAGATGAGCCTACCGGGAGCTTGGATTGGGAAACGGCGGATGAAATCTCGGAGCTTTTATTGAATTTAAGTGCTGCGGAAACGAAGACCTTAATCGTTGTAACCCATGATTTGAATATGGCGCGGCGGTTTCCTGTCTGTCTTGATATTTACGATGTGAATCGTATTCGAGGGTCTAAGCAGGAGGCGAGCATGGCATGA
- a CDS encoding ABC transporter permease — translation MSLFKFTLRNVLHRRFLSLLTISAVAVTVAFILLVSLAQDSVEQGAEKGYGPFDLVIGAEGSETQLVLNAFYHIGAPTGNIPLTVLEQAKADEGVDKAYAMTTGDNYNGFPVVGIDPEYFLTRYGDRHLEQGSIFRNTGEALVGSYVATSLGLQVGDTFTGAHGLVQEEHEDEHEDEHGSFTYTIVGILPHLNTPDDRAIFTTVDYAWAVHGLEDKNKEITAILVKPGSLLGAHDLKETLDGSNGVQAAYTSKAVSDVVNAVDQGSRLVGVLTSLCVVLAAISIVLSLIAAVGERTKDAGLLRLLGKSKGYVWITLTGEGLLITTTGLVIGLLLGHLGAYILKDIVFAQAGIQIDPFHLSDNHLRIVIGTLLIGLMSSVGPAFRMYRLSPLALFKS, via the coding sequence ATGAGTCTTTTTAAATTTACGCTCCGTAATGTTCTGCACCGGCGGTTTTTATCCTTGCTCACTATCAGCGCAGTTGCGGTTACCGTTGCTTTTATCTTATTGGTGTCACTGGCCCAAGACAGCGTGGAGCAGGGAGCGGAAAAGGGTTACGGTCCGTTCGATCTTGTCATCGGCGCCGAGGGGAGTGAAACCCAGCTTGTCTTGAACGCGTTCTATCATATCGGAGCTCCCACAGGTAATATTCCGCTGACTGTTCTGGAGCAAGCCAAGGCGGATGAAGGGGTGGATAAGGCCTACGCTATGACTACTGGCGATAACTATAATGGATTTCCGGTAGTTGGCATAGATCCCGAATACTTCTTAACTCGGTATGGTGACCGACACCTTGAGCAGGGCTCTATTTTTCGAAATACGGGTGAAGCTTTAGTCGGATCTTATGTAGCAACATCGCTAGGTCTTCAGGTTGGAGATACCTTCACCGGAGCGCACGGTCTTGTACAGGAGGAGCATGAAGATGAACACGAAGATGAACATGGAAGCTTCACATACACCATTGTTGGCATTCTGCCTCATCTGAACACTCCTGATGACCGGGCCATTTTTACGACAGTAGACTATGCTTGGGCTGTACATGGCTTGGAGGATAAGAACAAAGAGATAACTGCTATATTGGTGAAGCCTGGTAGTCTGCTTGGGGCACATGATTTAAAAGAAACTTTAGACGGGTCCAATGGAGTCCAAGCCGCTTACACCAGTAAGGCTGTATCCGATGTTGTAAATGCTGTGGATCAAGGCTCGCGTCTGGTTGGTGTGCTGACCTCTTTGTGTGTCGTTTTAGCTGCAATTTCTATTGTTTTGTCCTTGATTGCTGCGGTAGGCGAGCGAACCAAGGATGCAGGTTTATTGCGTCTTTTGGGTAAATCTAAAGGTTATGTGTGGATAACGTTGACCGGCGAGGGTTTGTTGATTACGACAACCGGACTGGTAATAGGTCTATTGCTAGGACATCTGGGAGCTTATATATTGAAAGATATTGTATTTGCTCAAGCGGGGATTCAAATCGATCCGTTTCATTTGTCGGATAATCACCTGAGGATAGTGATAGGAACCTTGTTGATTGGACTGATGTCCTCTGTAGGACCCGCATTCAGAATGTACCGGCTTAGCCCTTTAGCTCTTTTTAAATCTTAG